A window of Haliscomenobacter hydrossis DSM 1100 contains these coding sequences:
- a CDS encoding DUF4349 domain-containing protein: MRWLPCLYWFLCIGLIAACDRASSNFENGDVKESSAPQSEAAPPPPPGEVAPKEAKGEANVEIKLIKTGTLEFETSDLESTYQRIRTAAQTNGAFVSNESTANEYDRIVQHLTIRVPSRNFDPLLSAISKGVKHFDTKNIEAVDVTEEFVDAEARLKTKKQVEQRYQDLLKRANKISEILEIEKQIGELRAEIESIEGRLRYLSNRVDYSTLDIRFYKKVAEHRVVEENRFGRAFRNGWDGMVSFMIGLTSIWPFLIIFGIGGYFFWRRWRKK, from the coding sequence ATGCGTTGGTTACCTTGCCTTTATTGGTTTTTATGCATTGGTCTTATCGCTGCTTGTGATCGGGCTTCGTCCAATTTTGAAAACGGCGATGTAAAAGAGTCCTCTGCTCCTCAATCTGAGGCTGCTCCGCCACCACCTCCTGGAGAGGTAGCGCCCAAAGAGGCTAAAGGTGAGGCGAATGTCGAAATCAAATTGATCAAAACCGGGACGCTGGAGTTTGAGACCTCGGATTTAGAAAGTACCTATCAGCGCATTCGAACTGCGGCACAAACCAATGGGGCATTCGTAAGCAATGAATCTACAGCCAACGAATACGACCGCATCGTACAACATCTGACCATTCGGGTACCATCGCGCAATTTTGATCCGTTGTTATCGGCGATTTCCAAAGGGGTGAAGCATTTTGACACCAAAAACATCGAGGCCGTCGATGTCACGGAAGAATTTGTGGATGCGGAGGCTCGACTCAAAACCAAAAAACAGGTTGAACAGCGGTATCAAGACCTACTCAAACGCGCCAACAAAATTTCTGAAATCCTGGAAATCGAAAAACAGATCGGTGAACTACGCGCCGAGATCGAATCTATCGAAGGACGTTTGCGCTACCTCAGCAATCGGGTGGATTATTCAACACTGGATATTCGTTTTTACAAAAAGGTAGCCGAGCATAGAGTTGTAGAAGAAAACCGGTTCGGTCGTGCTTTCCGGAATGGATGGGATGGTATGGTCAGTTTTATGATTGGCCTTACTTCGATTTGGCCATTTTTGATCATTTTTGGTATTGGTGGGTATTTCTTCTGGCGTCGTTGGAGAAAAAAATAA
- a CDS encoding RNA polymerase sigma factor: METLAQHNTARRRGKDDHSLVELAVNGNQRAYSILVERHQSSLLRTIQRIVPNRVDAEDLAQESFGKAFSNLGTYRPQHAFGTWLQRIAINHCIDHQRKRRLHTLSIDTQVHEEFEGRYSENIRSNTMNPEESLISAQKRALIRTMIAQLNERYQVIVEMRYFENLTYAEIAAEMHVPLGTVKAQLHRAKEILHSMLCTPDSAAY, encoded by the coding sequence ATGGAAACACTAGCACAACACAACACCGCCCGCCGCCGGGGCAAAGACGATCACAGCCTGGTTGAATTGGCCGTAAATGGCAATCAACGCGCCTACAGTATTTTAGTGGAACGGCACCAAAGCAGTTTGCTCCGGACCATTCAAAGAATTGTACCCAATCGGGTCGACGCAGAAGACCTTGCACAGGAATCGTTTGGAAAGGCTTTTAGTAATCTTGGGACGTACCGCCCACAGCACGCTTTTGGTACCTGGCTACAACGCATTGCAATCAATCACTGCATTGACCATCAACGCAAACGCCGATTACACACATTGTCCATCGACACCCAGGTTCATGAAGAATTTGAAGGACGTTACTCCGAAAACATTCGATCCAACACGATGAATCCGGAGGAAAGCCTTATTTCTGCTCAAAAACGGGCCCTCATTAGAACAATGATTGCGCAGCTCAATGAACGGTATCAAGTAATTGTAGAGATGCGTTATTTTGAAAACCTTACGTATGCCGAGATCGCTGCGGAAATGCACGTTCCGCTGGGCACCGTAAAAGCGCAATTGCATCGGGCTAAAGAAATCCTGCACAGTATGCTGTGTACACCTGATTCCGCCGCATATTAG
- a CDS encoding glycosyltransferase — protein MGATIIGLVFMGATLVQVLFWLLLFSRLGRYPESVILEPEHPQTELPPVSVVICGCNEADNLSKFLDRFLSQDYPFFEVIVVNDNSVDNSEKILLEFKKKYSILRPVTIREQHPPGKKYALQVGIAAAKYDLLLLSDADCYPSSPHWIRFMQSTIKNDVLIGLGYSPFEYRHGLLNRFIRFEAIYTAIQYFSFSIVGMPYMGVGRNLIYAKSLYQRQQGFSTHLDIASGDDDLFVNAAANGRNTAVMLASESFVFSIPKTTWGGYYHQKSRHLTTGTRYKPLHQWCLGLLSASHFLHYTAGLGWGVATGQWSMILVFYLARATVVATVSRPILSRLKALSLWPWMLFLDVLYLLYYLVFAPVLIIGNPRTWKH, from the coding sequence ATGGGGGCCACAATCATTGGACTGGTTTTTATGGGGGCCACCCTCGTGCAAGTGCTCTTTTGGTTGTTGTTGTTTTCCCGTTTGGGTCGATACCCTGAATCCGTTATTTTAGAGCCGGAGCATCCTCAAACCGAACTTCCACCCGTTTCGGTCGTCATTTGTGGATGTAATGAAGCGGACAATTTGAGCAAATTTCTTGACCGCTTTCTCAGCCAGGACTACCCTTTCTTTGAAGTAATCGTGGTTAACGACAATTCTGTTGACAATAGTGAAAAAATATTATTGGAGTTTAAAAAAAAATATTCGATCTTACGTCCCGTTACGATCAGAGAGCAACATCCACCAGGCAAAAAATACGCTTTGCAGGTGGGGATTGCAGCAGCAAAATACGATTTGCTTCTTTTGAGTGACGCCGACTGCTATCCATCTTCCCCCCATTGGATTCGTTTCATGCAGTCGACAATTAAAAATGATGTTTTGATTGGACTAGGTTATAGTCCATTTGAATATCGCCACGGTTTACTCAACCGTTTTATTCGCTTTGAGGCCATATACACCGCTATTCAGTACTTCTCTTTTTCCATTGTGGGCATGCCTTACATGGGTGTTGGTCGAAATTTAATCTACGCTAAATCACTTTACCAACGTCAACAGGGTTTTTCTACGCATTTGGACATTGCTTCCGGCGATGACGATCTATTTGTCAATGCCGCAGCGAATGGGAGGAATACCGCAGTGATGTTGGCTTCAGAAAGTTTTGTTTTTTCGATCCCCAAAACGACTTGGGGAGGCTACTACCATCAAAAATCGCGTCATTTGACCACGGGCACACGCTACAAACCACTGCACCAATGGTGTTTGGGTTTGTTGTCCGCCAGCCACTTCTTGCATTATACCGCAGGATTGGGCTGGGGTGTTGCTACGGGTCAATGGAGCATGATCTTGGTTTTTTACCTGGCGCGAGCCACGGTAGTAGCAACGGTAAGTCGACCCATTTTGAGCCGCTTGAAAGCCCTTTCACTCTGGCCCTGGATGCTTTTTCTGGATGTACTTTATCTTCTCTACTATCTAGTGTTCGCGCCGGTTTTGATAATCGGCAACCCACGGACATGGAAACACTAG
- a CDS encoding 1-acyl-sn-glycerol-3-phosphate acyltransferase — protein MSLLQRIVYTILKALIKIVVHVYYPHIYLEGKDKLKLKGPTIVLGNHPNTLMDALNGALWVDQPVYFLAMARLFKPDWVGNILRFLFCIPLERRKDNGGGPVDNEDSFRQAIEHLSKHRHLFIAPDGGNELERNLLPLKTGTARISLGAENLQDFQLGLRILPLGYTYFGDREQFGSEMLIQAGEPIFLKDFAETYASDPQGTVRRLTALLEKRMQDLLLNVKDEEEDQMLHTLEELLRDEAPLPLSDFFQRSKALMHRLRNFAIEEPEQHALFLAQVQAYAAALKSVRIRSGAVYLQQLGPVARQQQLLPFWLLLPIWVFAAINHWPATALCRFAVRRFNLHIGYKTTVELCVGLLAIPIFYVLQSLLVEAMSSTAWSWWYLAATIGTGLITLKNKRRMDNGLSYLKLKNAGPIKDKLAEERAALVTQLHDLLQSIPQ, from the coding sequence GTGAGTTTGCTACAACGCATTGTCTATACCATTCTAAAAGCTTTGATAAAAATCGTAGTACATGTTTACTACCCTCACATTTACCTGGAGGGCAAGGACAAATTAAAGCTAAAAGGCCCGACCATTGTGCTTGGGAATCACCCCAATACCTTGATGGATGCGCTCAATGGTGCGCTTTGGGTAGACCAACCCGTCTATTTTCTGGCCATGGCGCGTTTGTTTAAGCCCGATTGGGTCGGCAATATTCTGCGTTTTTTGTTTTGTATCCCATTGGAGCGCCGCAAAGACAATGGTGGTGGCCCAGTCGATAATGAAGATTCCTTTCGCCAGGCCATCGAACACCTTTCCAAACACCGCCATTTGTTCATCGCTCCTGATGGTGGCAATGAATTGGAGCGCAACCTTTTGCCCTTAAAAACCGGTACTGCACGCATTAGTCTCGGGGCCGAAAATTTACAGGATTTTCAATTGGGATTGCGCATTTTGCCCCTGGGGTATACCTACTTTGGCGATCGTGAGCAGTTTGGTAGTGAGATGTTGATTCAGGCTGGCGAGCCCATTTTTCTCAAAGATTTTGCCGAAACCTATGCATCGGACCCACAAGGAACAGTACGTCGTTTGACGGCACTTTTGGAAAAACGCATGCAGGATTTGCTCTTGAATGTCAAAGACGAGGAAGAAGACCAAATGCTGCATACCCTGGAAGAATTGCTGCGTGATGAGGCACCGTTGCCCTTGTCCGATTTTTTCCAGCGCAGCAAAGCCCTGATGCATCGTTTGCGCAATTTTGCCATTGAGGAACCTGAGCAGCATGCGTTGTTTTTGGCCCAGGTGCAGGCTTACGCCGCAGCGCTCAAGTCAGTCAGGATTCGCTCAGGTGCCGTGTATCTGCAGCAACTTGGCCCGGTCGCGCGCCAACAGCAGCTCCTCCCTTTTTGGTTGCTTTTGCCAATTTGGGTTTTTGCGGCCATCAATCATTGGCCAGCCACCGCCTTGTGTCGTTTTGCGGTTCGTCGATTCAATCTTCATATTGGGTACAAAACGACGGTGGAGCTTTGTGTAGGTTTATTGGCGATTCCCATTTTTTATGTATTGCAGTCTTTGCTCGTTGAAGCCATGAGTTCAACGGCCTGGAGCTGGTGGTATCTGGCAGCAACCATCGGTACAGGCTTAATTACGCTGAAAAACAAAAGACGCATGGACAATGGATTGTCGTATCTGAAGTTGAAAAATGCTGGTCCAATCAAGGATAAGTTAGCCGAAGAAAGGGCTGCGCTTGTGACCCAATTGCATGACTTGCTTCAATCGATTCCGCAGTAA
- the lpxK gene encoding tetraacyldisaccharide 4'-kinase yields MIDNIIVKLLLSPLSLLYGIGITLRNAFYNNGIIRSVKFNLPVISVGNLSMGGAGKTPHIEYLLMLLHDYLEVATLSRGYKRNTAGYMDVLPEHSAAEVGDEPLQFRRKFPDVTVSVCENRAYGIPQMVGRHPEIQAILLDDAFQHRAVVPGLNIMLTEYDRPFFRDFLLPAGRLREWRGAYRRADVLIVSKCPPDLSLEQKQAMIEKLAPLAHQQVFFTHYLYEDPYYLLNPGYKKVLDKDTDVLLLSAIAGTDYLLSNLAPRVATVTSQEYADHHNFTSTDLFDIRGQFLRLDSPNKIILTTEKDAMRLEAHREYIQAENLPIFVLPISVAFLFNEGPQFDQLIQNYLLNFKV; encoded by the coding sequence ATGATCGACAACATCATCGTCAAATTACTCCTCTCCCCCCTGTCCTTGTTGTACGGCATCGGGATCACCCTGCGCAATGCCTTTTACAACAATGGGATCATTCGCTCGGTCAAGTTCAACTTGCCCGTGATCTCCGTGGGTAACCTCTCGATGGGTGGCGCGGGCAAGACCCCCCATATCGAATACCTGTTGATGCTTTTACACGACTACCTCGAAGTAGCTACACTCAGCCGGGGCTACAAGCGCAATACGGCTGGATATATGGATGTTTTGCCCGAGCACAGTGCGGCGGAGGTAGGCGACGAACCGCTACAGTTTCGCCGAAAGTTTCCGGATGTAACCGTTTCGGTTTGTGAAAACCGCGCATACGGTATTCCCCAAATGGTAGGGCGTCATCCTGAAATACAGGCCATCTTGCTCGATGATGCCTTTCAGCACCGCGCAGTCGTGCCTGGATTGAATATCATGCTGACCGAATACGATCGGCCTTTTTTTCGTGATTTTTTATTGCCTGCCGGTCGTCTGCGCGAATGGCGTGGAGCATACCGCCGTGCCGATGTACTCATTGTGAGCAAATGTCCGCCAGATTTGAGCCTTGAACAAAAGCAGGCCATGATTGAAAAATTGGCACCATTGGCTCATCAGCAAGTTTTTTTTACCCATTATCTGTACGAAGACCCTTACTACCTGCTCAATCCGGGGTATAAAAAAGTGTTGGACAAAGACACGGATGTATTGTTGCTCAGCGCCATTGCGGGTACGGATTATCTTTTGTCTAACCTTGCGCCACGGGTGGCAACGGTTACCAGTCAGGAGTACGCCGATCACCACAATTTTACTTCGACAGACCTCTTCGATATCCGGGGGCAATTTTTGCGTTTGGACTCACCCAATAAAATTATCCTTACGACAGAAAAGGACGCCATGCGACTCGAAGCACACCGGGAATACATCCAAGCAGAAAATCTTCCTATCTTCGTTTTGCCTATTTCCGTGGCTTTTCTTTTTAATGAAGGCCCTCAATTTGATCAATTGATCCAAAATTATTTGCTCAATTTTAAAGTTTGA
- a CDS encoding HNH endonuclease, translating to MARTYINKALRKLVFERANHRCEYCKSMAEYSCQSFAVEHIIPFIKGGKSQEDNLALACHGCNGHKYEKDLGFDPFDNTASRLFHPRKDRWEEHFEWSEEYTLILGKTPVGRSTIETLKLNRPGLINIRHVFILVGLHPPNNSKS from the coding sequence ATGGCTAGGACCTACATCAATAAGGCACTTCGAAAACTGGTTTTCGAAAGAGCGAACCATCGCTGTGAATATTGTAAGAGTATGGCCGAATACTCTTGTCAATCATTCGCTGTTGAGCATATTATTCCATTCATCAAAGGAGGAAAAAGCCAGGAGGATAATCTTGCTTTAGCTTGTCATGGTTGTAATGGGCACAAATATGAGAAGGATTTAGGCTTTGATCCTTTCGACAACACCGCGTCTCGGCTATTTCATCCAAGAAAAGATAGATGGGAAGAACATTTTGAATGGAGCGAAGAATATACTCTTATTTTGGGTAAAACTCCAGTAGGACGTTCAACCATTGAGACCCTTAAGCTAAATAGACCTGGCCTAATCAACATTAGGCATGTTTTTATTTTAGTTGGCCTACACCCACCAAATAACTCAAAATCATGA
- a CDS encoding M1 family metallopeptidase: MIQINILFISILMLCWSFSFAQIAILDSGGPLSPEQAAYDVSFYDLSVRIMPDTRELEGQVIVRAKVLHPMNQLVLDLDTLLSVKEVWDLSNPQKPSVAPYARKVGKIWIDLGFTRQAGEQISVRILYGGKPRVAARAPWDGGFTWATTKAGAPWIATTCQGEGADLWWPCKDHVSDEPDSMALHVRVPETLVAACNGKLLNTSTHKDGTKTYHWYISTPINIYNVALNIAPYRAIEGSYKSVAGETFPVVFYVLPEDYDKGKKLFTEIFEHIKFYEKLLGPYPFRIDKYGVVQTPHLGMEHQSIIAYGANFNNGSMTGGKDWGFDALHHHEFGHEWWGNLVTNYDWKDMWIHEGFCTYMQALYMEELKGMAGYHEFMNTSRRFPNNLAVAPLASQSSKQIYRAPIYTKGAWILHALRAVIGKEALLKSMRRLCYATPEAEKIKDGSQCHFVTTHDFQLLCEAESGKPLGWFFDVYLRQAQLPKLVSKVEGQAISLHWETPQDLPFSFPIEVKINGKIQRIDLGKETITLSFNPGDKPEVDPNRWGLYDIGK; the protein is encoded by the coding sequence ATGATTCAAATCAATATTCTTTTCATTAGCATACTAATGTTATGCTGGTCATTCTCTTTCGCCCAAATCGCCATTCTCGATTCCGGTGGTCCGCTTAGTCCCGAACAAGCAGCCTACGACGTGAGTTTTTACGACCTCAGCGTACGCATCATGCCCGATACCCGCGAACTGGAGGGGCAGGTCATCGTGCGGGCCAAGGTACTGCACCCGATGAATCAGTTGGTGCTGGATCTGGATACCCTACTGAGTGTAAAGGAAGTATGGGACCTTTCTAACCCTCAAAAACCAAGTGTCGCTCCTTACGCACGCAAAGTGGGCAAAATCTGGATCGACCTGGGTTTCACCCGCCAGGCTGGCGAACAAATCTCGGTACGTATATTATATGGTGGCAAACCACGGGTAGCTGCCCGCGCACCCTGGGACGGCGGATTCACCTGGGCGACCACCAAAGCGGGAGCACCCTGGATCGCCACCACCTGCCAGGGCGAAGGTGCCGACCTCTGGTGGCCCTGCAAAGACCACGTATCCGACGAGCCCGATTCGATGGCGCTGCACGTTAGAGTACCCGAAACTTTGGTCGCCGCCTGCAACGGCAAGTTGTTGAATACCAGCACTCACAAAGACGGTACCAAAACCTACCATTGGTACATCTCTACCCCCATCAACATCTACAACGTTGCCTTGAATATTGCGCCTTATCGGGCCATCGAAGGGTCGTATAAAAGTGTAGCTGGCGAAACCTTCCCGGTGGTTTTTTATGTACTCCCTGAAGATTACGATAAGGGCAAAAAGCTGTTCACCGAAATATTCGAGCACATCAAGTTTTACGAAAAATTACTGGGCCCCTACCCTTTCCGCATCGATAAATACGGTGTAGTACAAACTCCGCACCTGGGCATGGAGCACCAAAGCATCATTGCCTACGGCGCCAACTTCAACAATGGCAGCATGACCGGGGGCAAAGATTGGGGTTTTGATGCCCTGCACCACCACGAATTTGGCCACGAATGGTGGGGCAATCTGGTCACCAATTACGATTGGAAAGACATGTGGATCCACGAAGGTTTTTGTACGTACATGCAAGCCCTGTACATGGAAGAGCTCAAAGGTATGGCGGGCTACCATGAATTCATGAATACTTCCCGCCGCTTCCCCAATAACCTGGCCGTAGCGCCCCTCGCCTCCCAATCCTCCAAACAAATTTACCGAGCGCCCATTTATACCAAAGGAGCCTGGATTTTGCACGCCTTGCGTGCCGTAATTGGCAAAGAGGCTTTGTTGAAATCGATGCGCCGCTTGTGCTACGCCACTCCTGAAGCGGAAAAAATAAAAGATGGCAGCCAATGCCATTTTGTAACCACCCACGATTTTCAGTTGCTTTGTGAAGCAGAAAGTGGCAAACCCCTGGGCTGGTTCTTCGATGTGTACCTTCGTCAAGCGCAATTGCCCAAACTCGTTTCCAAAGTAGAAGGCCAAGCCATTAGTTTACACTGGGAAACGCCCCAGGATTTGCCCTTTTCTTTTCCCATCGAAGTAAAAATTAATGGAAAAATTCAGCGGATTGATTTGGGTAAAGAAACCATTACCTTATCTTTCAACCCTGGAGACAAACCGGAAGTAGACCCCAATCGTTGGGGGCTGTACGATATCGGAAAATAG
- a CDS encoding sugar phosphate isomerase/epimerase family protein: MKTIQGPAIFLAQFMGDEAPFNSLDSVCQWAAGLGYEGIQIPTWDARLIDLKTAAESKTYCDELIGKIDDHGLSITELSTHLQGQLVAVHPAYDAMFDGFAPAEVHGNSKARTEWAVQQVKWAAKASRNLGLTSHVTFSGALLWPFLYPWPQRPAGLVETGFKELAARWKPILDVFEDNGVDACYELHPGEDLHDGVTFEMFLEELNGHPRANINYDPSHFVLQCLDYLAFIDLYHDRIKAFHVKDAEFNPTGSQGVYSGFQGWVNRAGRFRSLGDGQVDFSAIFSKLSQYDYDGWAVLEWECCIKSPEQGAEEGAQFIADHIIQVTEKAFDDFAGAGSDEAFNRKVLGI; encoded by the coding sequence ATGAAAACCATTCAAGGACCCGCCATTTTCCTGGCGCAGTTCATGGGCGATGAAGCCCCATTCAATAGCCTGGATAGTGTATGCCAATGGGCAGCAGGCCTGGGCTACGAAGGTATCCAAATTCCTACCTGGGATGCCCGTTTGATCGACCTCAAAACCGCCGCTGAAAGCAAAACCTACTGCGATGAATTGATCGGCAAAATTGATGACCACGGGTTGTCAATCACCGAATTGTCGACACACTTGCAAGGGCAATTGGTAGCAGTACATCCTGCTTACGACGCCATGTTTGATGGTTTTGCGCCGGCAGAAGTACACGGCAATTCCAAAGCACGTACCGAATGGGCTGTTCAGCAGGTGAAATGGGCGGCAAAAGCCAGTAGAAATCTGGGGCTGACCTCGCACGTAACTTTCTCGGGAGCCTTGCTGTGGCCATTCCTCTATCCCTGGCCCCAACGCCCGGCGGGTTTGGTAGAAACCGGATTCAAAGAATTGGCGGCACGTTGGAAACCGATCCTGGATGTATTTGAAGACAATGGGGTAGATGCTTGTTACGAGTTGCACCCTGGCGAAGACCTCCACGACGGCGTTACCTTCGAAATGTTTTTGGAGGAGCTAAACGGCCACCCTCGCGCCAACATCAACTACGATCCAAGCCACTTTGTATTGCAGTGCCTGGATTATCTGGCTTTCATCGATTTGTACCACGACCGCATCAAGGCATTCCACGTCAAAGACGCCGAGTTCAACCCCACCGGTTCACAAGGGGTATACAGTGGTTTCCAGGGCTGGGTCAACCGGGCTGGCCGCTTCCGCTCACTGGGTGATGGGCAGGTTGATTTTAGTGCGATCTTCAGCAAACTATCTCAATACGACTACGATGGCTGGGCGGTATTGGAATGGGAATGCTGCATCAAAAGCCCCGAACAGGGTGCCGAAGAAGGTGCGCAGTTCATTGCCGACCACATCATCCAGGTTACTGAAAAGGCGTTTGACGATTTCGCAGGCGCGGGATCGGATGAGGCGTTTAACCGGAAGGTGTTGGGAATTTGA
- a CDS encoding RNA polymerase sigma factor, with protein sequence MSNAKAQPANTEETMISFQACFNTHKDRVFNTALSLLQNWEEAEEVTQDVFVAVYEALPSFRGQSMLSTWLYRITMNKALDRLKARKAKKRSGFIISLWSQKDHREQHLDLPDFIHPGVILEKQESSKALFQAIAQLPENQQSAFVLAKIEQLSYAEIANILDLSIPAVESLLVRAKQKLRGLLKDFYDNH encoded by the coding sequence TTGAGCAACGCCAAAGCACAGCCCGCCAACACGGAGGAAACCATGATTTCCTTTCAAGCGTGTTTCAATACCCACAAAGACCGGGTATTCAACACGGCCCTGTCTTTGTTGCAAAATTGGGAAGAAGCGGAGGAAGTGACACAAGATGTGTTTGTTGCCGTTTATGAGGCCTTACCCAGTTTTCGGGGGCAATCCATGCTCAGCACCTGGTTGTACCGCATCACCATGAACAAAGCCCTGGATCGCCTGAAAGCCCGCAAGGCCAAAAAACGCAGCGGATTCATCATTTCACTTTGGAGCCAAAAAGACCATCGGGAACAGCACTTAGATTTGCCCGATTTTATACACCCCGGAGTAATTTTGGAAAAACAAGAGTCTAGCAAAGCCCTGTTTCAGGCCATTGCTCAATTGCCCGAAAACCAGCAAAGCGCTTTTGTATTGGCCAAAATAGAGCAACTCAGCTATGCAGAAATTGCCAATATTCTCGACTTGAGTATTCCAGCCGTAGAGTCGCTATTGGTACGTGCCAAACAAAAACTCCGGGGACTTTTGAAAGACTTTTACGATAACCATTAA
- a CDS encoding Spy/CpxP family protein refolding chaperone, with product MNAIKIMGIALVLLLILNFISLGLLWKMSSPQNGRPSRPSEAADFLMRELKFNEVQRKYYQGLILQHRKQMRRLQSSRIALHNKFFAGIATGDTSQLNALRQLQGETELLTFQHFQAVRKLGTPEQQTRFDQIIQEVLRKMSPRRPGPRRLPEH from the coding sequence ATGAACGCCATCAAAATAATGGGCATCGCTTTGGTCCTTTTGCTCATCCTCAACTTCATCAGTTTGGGCTTGCTTTGGAAGATGTCCAGCCCCCAAAATGGCCGGCCATCCCGGCCTTCGGAGGCCGCTGATTTTTTGATGCGGGAACTAAAATTCAACGAGGTACAACGCAAATATTATCAGGGACTGATCCTGCAGCACCGCAAACAGATGCGCAGGCTGCAATCCTCGCGCATCGCCTTGCACAATAAATTCTTTGCCGGTATTGCTACCGGAGACACCAGCCAGTTAAACGCCTTGCGCCAACTGCAAGGGGAAACCGAACTGCTTACTTTTCAACATTTTCAAGCGGTGCGCAAACTGGGTACGCCAGAACAACAAACCCGTTTTGATCAAATCATTCAGGAAGTACTGCGCAAGATGAGCCCACGGAGGCCAGGCCCACGGCGTTTACCTGAGCACTAA
- the leuC gene encoding 3-isopropylmalate dehydratase large subunit, with protein sequence MAGKTIFDKIWDAHVVEQIEDGPSVVYIDQHLIHEVTSPQAFAGLDARGLKVFRTNRTVATPDHNVPTIDQDKPIRDELSRFQVDKLTENCQKHGVTLYGLNHPYQGIVHVVGPQLGITQPGMTIVCGDSHTSTHGAFGSVAFGIGTSEVEMVLATQCLMQSKAKRMRITVDGELGEGVGAKDIILYIISKITASGGTGYFVEYAGSAFRNLTMEGRMTVCNMSIEMGARGGLIAPDDTTFEYIRGREFAPKGADFDAAVAKWRELYTDADAVFDAELHFDAADIEPMITYGTNPGMGIKITANVPALSEIEESNRTSFAKSLDYMGLVPGERLLGKTVDYVFVGSCTNGRIEDLRAVAEFVKGKQKADNITAWIVPGSKQVEKQAQEEGLVAIFEAAGFQLRQPGCSACLGMNEDKIPKGKYAVSTSNRNFEGRQGPGARTMLASPITAAAVAVTGKIVDPRDL encoded by the coding sequence TTGGCTGGTAAAACGATATTCGATAAGATCTGGGACGCCCACGTTGTTGAACAGATCGAAGATGGACCAAGTGTAGTGTACATCGACCAACACCTGATCCATGAAGTGACCAGTCCGCAAGCTTTTGCCGGACTGGATGCACGCGGATTAAAGGTATTCCGCACCAACCGCACGGTGGCCACCCCTGACCACAACGTACCTACCATTGATCAGGATAAGCCCATTCGCGACGAGCTTTCCCGTTTTCAGGTGGACAAGCTGACCGAGAACTGCCAAAAACACGGCGTAACCCTCTATGGTTTGAACCACCCGTACCAGGGGATTGTCCACGTGGTAGGGCCACAACTGGGCATCACCCAACCCGGTATGACCATTGTGTGTGGCGACAGCCATACCTCAACCCACGGTGCTTTTGGCAGTGTAGCCTTTGGTATCGGTACTTCTGAAGTTGAAATGGTGTTGGCTACCCAGTGCCTCATGCAATCCAAAGCCAAGCGCATGCGCATCACGGTGGATGGTGAGCTGGGTGAAGGCGTTGGTGCCAAAGACATCATTCTGTATATCATTTCCAAGATCACCGCCAGCGGAGGCACCGGCTATTTTGTAGAATACGCTGGTTCCGCTTTCCGCAACCTGACGATGGAAGGCCGCATGACGGTTTGCAACATGAGCATCGAAATGGGTGCCCGTGGTGGTTTGATCGCTCCTGACGACACAACGTTTGAATACATCCGTGGCCGTGAGTTCGCCCCGAAGGGTGCTGACTTCGACGCCGCCGTAGCCAAATGGCGCGAGTTGTACACCGATGCCGATGCGGTATTTGATGCCGAATTGCACTTTGATGCCGCCGACATTGAGCCGATGATCACCTACGGAACCAACCCGGGCATGGGCATCAAGATCACCGCGAACGTACCCGCACTGAGCGAAATAGAAGAATCGAACCGCACCAGCTTCGCCAAGTCGCTCGATTATATGGGGCTGGTACCCGGTGAGCGCCTGCTGGGCAAAACGGTCGATTACGTGTTCGTGGGCAGTTGTACCAATGGCCGCATCGAAGATTTGCGCGCCGTGGCCGAGTTTGTCAAAGGCAAACAAAAAGCCGACAACATCACCGCCTGGATCGTACCGGGTTCCAAACAAGTAGAAAAACAAGCGCAAGAAGAAGGCCTGGTGGCCATTTTTGAAGCGGCTGGTTTCCAATTGCGTCAACCTGGCTGTTCGGCATGTTTGGGCATGAACGAGGATAAAATCCCCAAAGGCAAATACGCGGTGTCTACGTCCAACCGCAACTTTGAAGGCCGTCAAGGCCCCGGCGCACGCACCATGCTGGCCAGCCCCATTACGGCTGCTGCGGTGGCAGTAACGGGGAAAATTGTTGATCCACGAGACCTGTAG